From Streptomyces sp. NBC_00370, a single genomic window includes:
- a CDS encoding aldehyde dehydrogenase family protein — translation MRSEPEMRPELALFFPEGPLPSAFVDGEWHHSGGPALSVENPADRAQLATLADATDDDVDLAVVSARAAYVRTWRDLGGVARGRILADIAAGIRRAAPELARLETLDTGKPLRQARSDVETAARYFEFYAGAADKLYGQTIPGEGDYWSYTLREPYGVVGHITPWNSPVSQLCRGVAPCLAAGNTVVVKPSEVTPLSSLAVARLFTEAGLPAGVCNIVAGRGGTAGASLVRHPDVAHVGFTGSVATGKQILRMAAEKIIGVNLELGGKSPTIVLPDADLEAAVQAGAMAVVRNAGQSCFATTRLLVHRSVAEEYAERLAEAVAHLTVGPGLDDPDLGPLASAQQLEKVLDAIASGVAEGAVLAVGGTRPEGLAGHFVTPAVLTGVGNGMRVARDEIFGPVQTVLTFDDLDEAVALANDSVYGLAAGVFTRDIGTAHRLARRLEAGQIQINRYPMGGVETPFGGYKHSGLGREKGLAALEHYSQLKTVIVSN, via the coding sequence ATGCGGTCCGAACCGGAGATGCGGCCCGAACTGGCCCTCTTCTTTCCCGAAGGCCCCCTGCCGAGCGCCTTCGTCGACGGCGAGTGGCACCACAGCGGCGGCCCGGCGCTGAGCGTCGAGAACCCCGCCGACCGCGCACAGCTGGCCACCCTCGCCGACGCCACGGACGACGACGTCGACCTGGCGGTCGTATCGGCGCGCGCCGCGTACGTCCGGACCTGGCGCGACCTCGGCGGCGTGGCGCGCGGCCGGATCCTCGCCGACATCGCGGCCGGTATCCGGCGCGCCGCCCCCGAACTGGCCCGGCTGGAGACCCTCGACACCGGGAAGCCGCTGCGCCAGGCGCGCTCGGACGTCGAAACGGCCGCCCGTTACTTCGAGTTCTACGCGGGCGCCGCCGACAAGCTGTACGGGCAGACCATCCCCGGTGAGGGCGACTACTGGTCGTACACCCTGCGTGAGCCGTACGGCGTCGTCGGCCACATCACGCCCTGGAACTCCCCGGTCAGTCAGCTGTGCCGGGGCGTCGCGCCCTGTCTCGCGGCGGGCAACACCGTCGTCGTCAAGCCGTCCGAGGTCACCCCGCTGTCGAGTCTGGCGGTGGCCCGGCTGTTCACCGAGGCGGGACTGCCCGCCGGGGTGTGCAACATCGTGGCGGGCCGCGGCGGTACGGCGGGGGCGAGTCTCGTCCGGCACCCGGACGTCGCGCATGTCGGCTTCACCGGCTCTGTCGCCACCGGCAAGCAGATCCTGCGGATGGCCGCCGAGAAGATCATCGGCGTCAATCTGGAGCTGGGCGGCAAGTCCCCGACGATCGTGCTGCCCGACGCGGACCTCGAAGCCGCCGTGCAGGCGGGCGCCATGGCCGTCGTTCGCAACGCGGGCCAGTCCTGCTTCGCCACGACCCGGCTGCTGGTGCACCGTTCGGTCGCGGAGGAGTACGCCGAGCGCCTCGCCGAGGCCGTCGCCCATCTGACGGTCGGACCGGGCCTCGACGACCCGGACCTCGGGCCCCTCGCCTCGGCGCAGCAGCTGGAGAAGGTGCTCGACGCCATCGCTTCCGGTGTCGCCGAGGGGGCCGTACTGGCCGTGGGCGGCACCCGCCCGGAGGGCCTTGCCGGGCACTTCGTCACCCCGGCCGTACTGACCGGGGTCGGCAACGGCATGCGGGTGGCGCGGGACGAGATCTTCGGCCCCGTACAGACCGTGCTGACCTTCGACGACCTCGACGAGGCGGTCGCCCTCGCCAACGACTCGGTGTACGGCCTGGCGGCCGGTGTCTTCACCCGGGACATCGGCACGGCGCACCGGCTGGCCCGGCGGCTCGAAGCCGGTCAGATCCAGATCAACCGCTATCCGATGGGCGGGGTCGAGACCCCCTTCGGCGGCTACAAGCACAGCGGCCTCGGCCGGGAGAAGGGGCTCGCGGCGCTTGAGCACTACTCCCAGCTCAAGACCGTGATCGTCAGCAACTGA